Proteins encoded together in one Jaculus jaculus isolate mJacJac1 chromosome 7, mJacJac1.mat.Y.cur, whole genome shotgun sequence window:
- the Dcaf11 gene encoding DDB1- and CUL4-associated factor 11 isoform X2 — MGSRNSSSAGSGSGDPSEGLSRRGAGLRRTEEEEEEDEDVDLAQVLAYLLRRGQVRLVQGGGAANLQLIQALSDSKEEHDSAWDGRLGDRYNPPDTTPDTRELECSEIKTQVELATGRLGLRRTVQEYSFPRMLHQRERGLCHQGSFSLGERSRVMSHFLPNDLSFIDAYSQKAFCGIYSKDGQLFMSACQDQVIRLYDCRYGCFHKFKSIKARDVGWSVLDVAFTPDGNQLLYSSWSDYIHICNIYGEADTHIALDLRPDERRFAVFSIAVSSDGREVLGGANDGCLYVFDREQNRRTLQIESHEDDVNAVAFADISSQILFSGGDDAICKVWDRRTMREDDPKPVGALAGHQDGITFIDSKGDARYLISNSKDQTIKLWDIRRFSSREGMEASRQAATQQNWDYRWQQVPKKAWRKLKLPGDSSLMTYRGHGVLHTLIRCRFSPAHSTGQQFIYSGCSTGKVVVYNLLSGQIVKKLTNHKACVRDVSWHPFEEKIVSSSWDGNLRLWQYCQAEYFQDDMPESEKCPSAPIPVSCPSMAFSSPQ, encoded by the exons ATGGGATCACGGAACAGCAGCAGCGCAGGGTCCGGGTCAGGCGACCCCTCCGAGGGCTTGTCCCGAAGAGGGGCTGGCCTGCGTCGtactgaggaagaggaagaggaggacgaaGATGTGGATCTGGCCCAGGTACTGGCCTATCTTCTCCGCAG AGGCCAAGTGAGGTTGGTGCAGGGAGGAGGTGCAGCAAATTTACAACTCATCCAGGCCCTCTCCGACTCCAAGGAAGAGCATGACAGTGCCTGGGATGGTCGTCTTGGAGATCGATACAACCCACCTG ATACGACCCCTGACACCCGGGAGCTGGAATGCAGTGAGATCAAGACACAGGTGGAATTGGCCACAGGGCGGCTAGGACTTAGGAGGACAGTCCAGGAGTACAGCTTTCCTCGAATGTTACACCAG AGAGAACGGGGCCTCTGCCACCAGGGAAGCTTCTCCCTTGGAGAACGATCTCGAGTGATGTCTCA CTTCTTGCCCAATGATCTGAGCTTCATTGATGCCTACTCACAGAAGGCTTTCTGTGGCATCTACAGCAAAGATGGTCAGCTCTTCATGTCTGCTTGCCAAG ATCAGGTAATCCGACTGTATGACTGCCGGTATGGCTGCTTCCATAAATTCAAAAGCATCAAGGCCCGAGATGTAGGTTGGAGTGTCCTGGATGTTGCCTTCACCCCTGATGGGAACCAGTTGCTCTACTCCAGCTGGTCTGATTACA TTCATATCTGCAATATCTATGGCGAAGCAGACACTCACATTGCCTTGGATCTAAG GCCAGATGAGCGTCGCTTTGCTGTCTTCTCCATTGCTGTCTCCTCAGATGGACGAGAAGTTCTGGGAGG aGCCAATGATGGCTGCCTATATGTTTTTGACCGAGAACAAAACCGGCGCACCCTTCAG ATTGAATCTCATGAGGATGATGTGAATGCAGTAGCCTTTGCAGATATCAGCTCCCAGATCCTATTCTCTGGGGGAGATGATGCTATCTGTAAAGTATGGGATCGACGCACCATGAGGGAAGATGACCCCAAGCCCGTAGGTGCATTGGCTGGACACCAGGATGGCATCACCTTTATTGACAGCAAG GGTGATGCCCGGTATCTCATCTCCAACTCCAAAGACCAGACCATCAAGCTGTGGGACATCCGACGTTTTTCCAGCCGGGAAGGCATGGAAGCCTCACGCCAGGCTGCCACACAGCAAAACTGGGACTATCGCTGGCAGCAGGTGCCCAAAAAAG CCTGGCGGAAACTGAAGCTCCCAGGGGACAGCTCTTTGATGACCTACCGGGGCCATGGAGTCCTACATACCCTCATCCGCTGTCGgttctccccagcccacagcacAGGCCAgcagttcatctacagtggctgctCTACTGGCAAAGTGGTTG TATACAACCTCCTCAGCGGTCAGATTGTGAAGAAGCTGACCAACCACAAGGCCTGTGTACGTGACGTCAGTTGGCATCCCTTTGAAGAAAAGATTGTCAGCAGTTCG TGGGACGGAAACCTGCGTCTGTGGCAGTACTGCCAGGCTGAGTACTTCCAGGATGACATGCCAGAGTCTGAGAAATGCCCCAGTGCCCCCATTCCAGTGTCCTGCCCCTCTATGGCTTTTTCTTCACCTCAGTAG
- the Dcaf11 gene encoding DDB1- and CUL4-associated factor 11 isoform X1, whose protein sequence is MGSRNSSSAGSGSGDPSEGLSRRGAGLRRTEEEEEEDEDVDLAQVLAYLLRRGQVRLVQGGGAANLQLIQALSDSKEEHDSAWDGRLGDRYNPPVDTTPDTRELECSEIKTQVELATGRLGLRRTVQEYSFPRMLHQRERGLCHQGSFSLGERSRVMSHFLPNDLSFIDAYSQKAFCGIYSKDGQLFMSACQDQVIRLYDCRYGCFHKFKSIKARDVGWSVLDVAFTPDGNQLLYSSWSDYIHICNIYGEADTHIALDLRPDERRFAVFSIAVSSDGREVLGGANDGCLYVFDREQNRRTLQIESHEDDVNAVAFADISSQILFSGGDDAICKVWDRRTMREDDPKPVGALAGHQDGITFIDSKGDARYLISNSKDQTIKLWDIRRFSSREGMEASRQAATQQNWDYRWQQVPKKAWRKLKLPGDSSLMTYRGHGVLHTLIRCRFSPAHSTGQQFIYSGCSTGKVVVYNLLSGQIVKKLTNHKACVRDVSWHPFEEKIVSSSWDGNLRLWQYCQAEYFQDDMPESEKCPSAPIPVSCPSMAFSSPQ, encoded by the exons ATGGGATCACGGAACAGCAGCAGCGCAGGGTCCGGGTCAGGCGACCCCTCCGAGGGCTTGTCCCGAAGAGGGGCTGGCCTGCGTCGtactgaggaagaggaagaggaggacgaaGATGTGGATCTGGCCCAGGTACTGGCCTATCTTCTCCGCAG AGGCCAAGTGAGGTTGGTGCAGGGAGGAGGTGCAGCAAATTTACAACTCATCCAGGCCCTCTCCGACTCCAAGGAAGAGCATGACAGTGCCTGGGATGGTCGTCTTGGAGATCGATACAACCCACCTG TAGATACGACCCCTGACACCCGGGAGCTGGAATGCAGTGAGATCAAGACACAGGTGGAATTGGCCACAGGGCGGCTAGGACTTAGGAGGACAGTCCAGGAGTACAGCTTTCCTCGAATGTTACACCAG AGAGAACGGGGCCTCTGCCACCAGGGAAGCTTCTCCCTTGGAGAACGATCTCGAGTGATGTCTCA CTTCTTGCCCAATGATCTGAGCTTCATTGATGCCTACTCACAGAAGGCTTTCTGTGGCATCTACAGCAAAGATGGTCAGCTCTTCATGTCTGCTTGCCAAG ATCAGGTAATCCGACTGTATGACTGCCGGTATGGCTGCTTCCATAAATTCAAAAGCATCAAGGCCCGAGATGTAGGTTGGAGTGTCCTGGATGTTGCCTTCACCCCTGATGGGAACCAGTTGCTCTACTCCAGCTGGTCTGATTACA TTCATATCTGCAATATCTATGGCGAAGCAGACACTCACATTGCCTTGGATCTAAG GCCAGATGAGCGTCGCTTTGCTGTCTTCTCCATTGCTGTCTCCTCAGATGGACGAGAAGTTCTGGGAGG aGCCAATGATGGCTGCCTATATGTTTTTGACCGAGAACAAAACCGGCGCACCCTTCAG ATTGAATCTCATGAGGATGATGTGAATGCAGTAGCCTTTGCAGATATCAGCTCCCAGATCCTATTCTCTGGGGGAGATGATGCTATCTGTAAAGTATGGGATCGACGCACCATGAGGGAAGATGACCCCAAGCCCGTAGGTGCATTGGCTGGACACCAGGATGGCATCACCTTTATTGACAGCAAG GGTGATGCCCGGTATCTCATCTCCAACTCCAAAGACCAGACCATCAAGCTGTGGGACATCCGACGTTTTTCCAGCCGGGAAGGCATGGAAGCCTCACGCCAGGCTGCCACACAGCAAAACTGGGACTATCGCTGGCAGCAGGTGCCCAAAAAAG CCTGGCGGAAACTGAAGCTCCCAGGGGACAGCTCTTTGATGACCTACCGGGGCCATGGAGTCCTACATACCCTCATCCGCTGTCGgttctccccagcccacagcacAGGCCAgcagttcatctacagtggctgctCTACTGGCAAAGTGGTTG TATACAACCTCCTCAGCGGTCAGATTGTGAAGAAGCTGACCAACCACAAGGCCTGTGTACGTGACGTCAGTTGGCATCCCTTTGAAGAAAAGATTGTCAGCAGTTCG TGGGACGGAAACCTGCGTCTGTGGCAGTACTGCCAGGCTGAGTACTTCCAGGATGACATGCCAGAGTCTGAGAAATGCCCCAGTGCCCCCATTCCAGTGTCCTGCCCCTCTATGGCTTTTTCTTCACCTCAGTAG
- the Dcaf11 gene encoding DDB1- and CUL4-associated factor 11 isoform X3, producing MWIWPRGQVRLVQGGGAANLQLIQALSDSKEEHDSAWDGRLGDRYNPPVDTTPDTRELECSEIKTQVELATGRLGLRRTVQEYSFPRMLHQRERGLCHQGSFSLGERSRVMSHFLPNDLSFIDAYSQKAFCGIYSKDGQLFMSACQDQVIRLYDCRYGCFHKFKSIKARDVGWSVLDVAFTPDGNQLLYSSWSDYIHICNIYGEADTHIALDLRPDERRFAVFSIAVSSDGREVLGGANDGCLYVFDREQNRRTLQIESHEDDVNAVAFADISSQILFSGGDDAICKVWDRRTMREDDPKPVGALAGHQDGITFIDSKGDARYLISNSKDQTIKLWDIRRFSSREGMEASRQAATQQNWDYRWQQVPKKAWRKLKLPGDSSLMTYRGHGVLHTLIRCRFSPAHSTGQQFIYSGCSTGKVVVYNLLSGQIVKKLTNHKACVRDVSWHPFEEKIVSSSWDGNLRLWQYCQAEYFQDDMPESEKCPSAPIPVSCPSMAFSSPQ from the exons ATGTGGATCTGGCCCAG AGGCCAAGTGAGGTTGGTGCAGGGAGGAGGTGCAGCAAATTTACAACTCATCCAGGCCCTCTCCGACTCCAAGGAAGAGCATGACAGTGCCTGGGATGGTCGTCTTGGAGATCGATACAACCCACCTG TAGATACGACCCCTGACACCCGGGAGCTGGAATGCAGTGAGATCAAGACACAGGTGGAATTGGCCACAGGGCGGCTAGGACTTAGGAGGACAGTCCAGGAGTACAGCTTTCCTCGAATGTTACACCAG AGAGAACGGGGCCTCTGCCACCAGGGAAGCTTCTCCCTTGGAGAACGATCTCGAGTGATGTCTCA CTTCTTGCCCAATGATCTGAGCTTCATTGATGCCTACTCACAGAAGGCTTTCTGTGGCATCTACAGCAAAGATGGTCAGCTCTTCATGTCTGCTTGCCAAG ATCAGGTAATCCGACTGTATGACTGCCGGTATGGCTGCTTCCATAAATTCAAAAGCATCAAGGCCCGAGATGTAGGTTGGAGTGTCCTGGATGTTGCCTTCACCCCTGATGGGAACCAGTTGCTCTACTCCAGCTGGTCTGATTACA TTCATATCTGCAATATCTATGGCGAAGCAGACACTCACATTGCCTTGGATCTAAG GCCAGATGAGCGTCGCTTTGCTGTCTTCTCCATTGCTGTCTCCTCAGATGGACGAGAAGTTCTGGGAGG aGCCAATGATGGCTGCCTATATGTTTTTGACCGAGAACAAAACCGGCGCACCCTTCAG ATTGAATCTCATGAGGATGATGTGAATGCAGTAGCCTTTGCAGATATCAGCTCCCAGATCCTATTCTCTGGGGGAGATGATGCTATCTGTAAAGTATGGGATCGACGCACCATGAGGGAAGATGACCCCAAGCCCGTAGGTGCATTGGCTGGACACCAGGATGGCATCACCTTTATTGACAGCAAG GGTGATGCCCGGTATCTCATCTCCAACTCCAAAGACCAGACCATCAAGCTGTGGGACATCCGACGTTTTTCCAGCCGGGAAGGCATGGAAGCCTCACGCCAGGCTGCCACACAGCAAAACTGGGACTATCGCTGGCAGCAGGTGCCCAAAAAAG CCTGGCGGAAACTGAAGCTCCCAGGGGACAGCTCTTTGATGACCTACCGGGGCCATGGAGTCCTACATACCCTCATCCGCTGTCGgttctccccagcccacagcacAGGCCAgcagttcatctacagtggctgctCTACTGGCAAAGTGGTTG TATACAACCTCCTCAGCGGTCAGATTGTGAAGAAGCTGACCAACCACAAGGCCTGTGTACGTGACGTCAGTTGGCATCCCTTTGAAGAAAAGATTGTCAGCAGTTCG TGGGACGGAAACCTGCGTCTGTGGCAGTACTGCCAGGCTGAGTACTTCCAGGATGACATGCCAGAGTCTGAGAAATGCCCCAGTGCCCCCATTCCAGTGTCCTGCCCCTCTATGGCTTTTTCTTCACCTCAGTAG